The following nucleotide sequence is from Bactrocera dorsalis isolate Fly_Bdor unplaced genomic scaffold, ASM2337382v1 BdCtg130, whole genome shotgun sequence.
TTTCGTCCTTGAAAGCCAATTCCATTGTTCTATCGCAACCCGTGTCGATGTCCCAACTAAAGCCGAATACGCCCACTTGGCCACGAAACAAATTTGGCCTACCGAAGACAAATACTTTGTTACCTACGGCAATTCGTGATGGGTCTAGTTGTTTTCTAGTTTTGTTCAGCAGCTTCTCTAATGCAGTTAAAATATCTGTATTCTCCTTAATTGACTTTCTTATAAACACTTCATTTCGCAAGCGTTGTAATTCGAGAATATCGGCTTCTTTTTTCGGAATAAACAAAGGCAAAATTGATGTGTTGTcatcaatttcaaatttatagtgACCATTATTTTTAGTCGGAACCATTTTACCCACTATGCGTGCATGTACCATAATTGTTCGAAAAAACACTTTGGCATCAAATGCTTCAAAAAGTGTTGGCGAAGAAGCGCTGCAATGTTTGACGTCCATCAAAAGCAGTGGCACACATTCTAGGTGCTTATTATCACTATCAGATGTTTTTAAACTGCATTTCGCAGAAAATTGCACATCCAAACAATCACTGCCGCTCATTTCAACATCTATTCctgtttatattttcatttctgtGCACTATTGAATATATTTGGCGCTATTTTGTCCCTTTGAATTATGAATGTCCCAATGAACCATCGAATATGCAATCACATTTAGCCTATTGCATATTTCATAACATAGAAACTAAATAGCTTTGACGCAAATCTATCATATATTTCAGAGTCAtaatgttttatatataaattattatttatctaACAAACAATTAAGATATCgtaagtaattttttcttaacttataTATACAGTAATTCATATAATTTCACAATCTGTTAtaataattgtatataaaacttttgCGGCTGGCAATACTGCATCATTTCACTTCGTTTTCAGGTTCGTGTGCGTCAAAATAAATGAGCTAGTTACTTTGCgaaacgaaattaaaataaacatttttggtgttaaatattaatattatagaaaataaaaaaaaattgtaataaaattttccaaacaaaaaattaaaaaggtgtCGGTGAGACAAAGCGTAACGTTGagacttttaataaaaaattgaggTGGAAGTAAGATTTGCCGAAGTTGTATTCGGCAGCTGTATCAATACATTCACACAAACGACTTTTTGTCTTTGTTTACACTCTTTCTGAATTGTGAAATTGCTGATCGAGATATTGCACTTTGTCAAAGTCTTCCAAAGCATTGGTAACCACCGtcaataaacaaattgaaataagtCGAACCGATTTGTTATGTCTGGCGGAGCACTGATAACACTAAAGGAAGATGCAACTGACGGTGGAGGTAATGCCAATGGAGGAGGGAGCAATTctaatattgcaaataatcaaCAAACATCCGGATCCGGAAACGTAAATGCTACTCCAGGTCACAACCCAAACGGTAGTAATAATGGCCCTCCGGAAGGAACACGCCAAAATAGCTTACAACGCATTCAATTgcgaaaacaaaaagtttttaacttGCCTGTTCCCCAGAAGTTGGCAAAATTATCTATGTACTCTTCTTGCCAGAGCGAATGCTGCCGTTGTACTGGATGGAAAACTCCTCAAGAAAATCGCCATAGAGATGTGGAATCGTCAACATATTGCCCTGAATTCACCGAAGAATGTCGCAGCTGTAGACATCCTCTACAAAATCATATTGCACATCTGGATGGCATATCTGGTTCTCAAATGAACGAACTTCTGGGTGCTATAATAGACATGGAAAATTTGTTCATGTCAATGCAACGCGTAGAAGATGAGGATACCAAAAAAGTTTATCTGTATTTATTTCGTCTCTTGCGTCAATGTGTCCTTAGTCGTCAACAAGCAGTTATTCATGGACCCCTGGGCGATCCACCATTCGAGTCGCCATGCATTGCAAAAGCCGTTTCATCGTTCGTGTTCTATAAGTACAACCATTTAAGTCAAACTGAACTACAGACAATGACAGAAGTGGCGAaaacatttcttaattttttaaatcattacaACTTCGAACCACCATCAATGCGTCGCTCTGGATTAACGCATGAAGATGCTtcaacatataaaattaattatacgcGATGGCTAGTGTTTTGCCATGTGCCCGCTTTTTGCAATTCTTTGCGTCATTTTGAAACATCGCTAGTGTTTGGGCGCACCTTACTGCGTACCATATTCAAGTATATGGCTGAGCAGCTAAGAAATAAATGTTCTTCCGAACGAGATCGCTTACCAGCTGATAAACGATCAATTATAACGCAAATGCCCAAATTTTTAGATGCGCTAAAAGCTGAACTACTGAAAGACGACTCGCCGATTTGGGATCAAGGATTTCGTCCATCAACAGCTTTTATAATACAACAACGTAAACGTCAGCAAGAAGCGAGTACTGGAGCGGCAACTGGCAGTAAGCGATCCGGCACTGGAGAACCCGCACATAAAAGAGCCAAAAAGGAAAGCATTGATCGTGTCAGTGGGTAAGTTTTTGCCGGCACGTTCGTAACCGactaattaatatatatatacatatatatataactataaaagtaattttagtAATTGTGACTTGCAGATGGTAAATCGAGGAAATAGCAGAAAATAAGTTTAagtgtttgttttattatatgcatatgcttttttttttgaagaagacTGTGAGCACGAATAGTGCATGTGTAATTTTCTATTTCACAATTCTCGATTAACACATGAATCGAACAATGTATACAAATTAAGTACGTATATGGATACACTCAAAAAAAGATTAAGGATTTTTAGACTTTAATAAAATGTAACTGACCAGTCAACGTTAAAAGTAAATGCAGTAAATGTGTTTTCtttatacatattgtatgaACTTAATGTGAATAACGATATATTGTGTTGATTGCGACCGCTCGTGCACGTCCGTAATTTAAGCTGCTTTGTGCACAACtggaaaagaaattgtttatagTGACACAAAACAGTCGGCAAcaaatgaaattgttttttgtttgtgttttttcgcCGATACGAATACCTTGTCATCGTACGaagtactatttttttattccgTTTCCTATATTAAGACTTTTTTATGAGTAATAAGTTCAATTGGCGGCGTTGTGCGAAATGCAGAAGATTGGCACACAAACGGGTTTATGtagtcaaatttaaaacatgCTTTTAGGCGAACTGTGCATGCaatatttaattagttatttgatgtattttaattaaatcgatTGCATGCGcatattgtataatataaaattctttcacatgatttgttttgaatataataaaaatgcagtTTCAGTTACCTTTTTTAACTAACTAATCCATCTGTTGAAAATCTGCATTTCAGCGAATGTCAGTTTGAGGACCTTTCTGATGAAACCGTTGTGCGTGCTATGAAAGCAATTTCAGAATCAAAGGCCATCAATAAATCAGAAAtcttatttccggtcaatgtttcCCGCGATGAAAATGTTAAAGCAGAGGAACAACAACGAGCCATTGAATTTCATGTAGTCGGAAATTCCCTAACAAAACAAGTGGATAAACAGACAATATTTTGGCTTATTGGACTACAAGCAGTATTTGCCTATCAACTACCCGAAATGCCACGTGAATACATCAGTCAATTAGTATTTGACACAAAACACAAAACATTGGCACTTATAAAGGAAAATCAACCCATTGGCGGCATTTGCTTTCGTCCTTTCGCTAGTCAGGGTTTCACCGAAATAGTATTTTGCGCCGTTACCATGTCCGAACAAGTCAAGGGTTATGGTACACATTTAATGAATCATTTAAAAGACTACAGCATCAAACATGGCATACGACATTTGCTGACCTATGCTGACTGTGATGCTATTGGTTACTTTAAGAAGCAAGGTTTCTCCAAGGATATAAAATTAGCTCGACCGGTCTATGCTGGTTTCATAAAGGAATATGATGGTGCCACGCTAATGCATTGCGAATTACACCCAAGCATTGTGAACACACAATTTATTTCTGGTAATTTAAAATCTCTCTCATTTTTACTtagataattatttatattttttgtttgctctaCCCAATAGTTATAAGAAAGCAGAGCGAAATTCTGAAAGAATTAATAGCACAACGCCACAATGAGGTGCAAAAAGTGCGTCCTGGTTTAACTTGCTTCAAAGAGGGATTACGTTCCATACCAGTTGAATCGATACCCGGATTACGTGAGATCGGTTGGAAACCACAAATGCGTGCACAACGCACTTCACGTCCACTAGAAGAATCTTCCGACCCAGAAAAACTTGCGGCATCCTTTACTGCCGTTCTA
It contains:
- the LOC105225294 gene encoding uncharacterized protein LOC105225294; its protein translation is MSGSDCLDVQFSAKCSLKTSDSDNKHLECVPLLLMDVKHCSASSPTLFEAFDAKVFFRTIMVHARIVGKMVPTKNNGHYKFEIDDNTSILPLFIPKKEADILELQRLRNEVFIRKSIKENTDILTALEKLLNKTRKQLDPSRIAVGNKVFVFGRPNLFRGQVGVFGFSWDIDTGCDRTMELAFKDEIIDWYMKIYKTSKR
- the LOC105225292 gene encoding histone acetyltransferase KAT2A produces the protein MSGGALITLKEDATDGGGNANGGGSNSNIANNQQTSGSGNVNATPGHNPNGSNNGPPEGTRQNSLQRIQLRKQKVFNLPVPQKLAKLSMYSSCQSECCRCTGWKTPQENRHRDVESSTYCPEFTEECRSCRHPLQNHIAHLDGISGSQMNELLGAIIDMENLFMSMQRVEDEDTKKVYLYLFRLLRQCVLSRQQAVIHGPLGDPPFESPCIAKAVSSFVFYKYNHLSQTELQTMTEVAKTFLNFLNHYNFEPPSMRRSGLTHEDASTYKINYTRWLVFCHVPAFCNSLRHFETSLVFGRTLLRTIFKYMAEQLRNKCSSERDRLPADKRSIITQMPKFLDALKAELLKDDSPIWDQGFRPSTAFIIQQRKRQQEASTGAATGSKRSGTGEPAHKRAKKESIDRVSGECQFEDLSDETVVRAMKAISESKAINKSEILFPVNVSRDENVKAEEQQRAIEFHVVGNSLTKQVDKQTIFWLIGLQAVFAYQLPEMPREYISQLVFDTKHKTLALIKENQPIGGICFRPFASQGFTEIVFCAVTMSEQVKGYGTHLMNHLKDYSIKHGIRHLLTYADCDAIGYFKKQGFSKDIKLARPVYAGFIKEYDGATLMHCELHPSIVNTQFISVIRKQSEILKELIAQRHNEVQKVRPGLTCFKEGLRSIPVESIPGLREIGWKPQMRAQRTSRPLEESSDPEKLAASFTAVLQSVRQHQAAWPFLRPVPAAEVPDYYDHIKYPMDLKTMGERLKQGYYVTRRLFMADMARIFSNCRFYNSPETEYYRCANSLERYFQTKMRELGLWDK